Proteins encoded by one window of bacterium:
- a CDS encoding SPFH/Band 7/PHB domain protein produces MQTVNPVIIFLGVTVVLVFILVLMSIRIIRPFERGLVERLGKYQRTLGPGLNLVVPFMDAVLKVDMREVVIEVPPQLVITRDNVNVEVDAIIYAQVTDPARTRYEIYNYIVAATKLAQTNLRNVIGEMDLDACLSSRDKINGQLRDVMDTATDKWGVKVNRVELQRIDPPVDITEAMSRQMKAERDKRATILDAEASRQSDITRAEGKKLAQVLDAEGYAASVKLRADAEKYRQVTVAEGEGQAITTVFNSIHDAKPDAELITLKYLEMLPKLAEGSANKIFMPYEASGIISALSAFVEGVRPTSGTPTVPKAATPPPLAKG; encoded by the coding sequence ATGCAAACGGTGAATCCTGTTATCATATTTCTCGGCGTGACCGTCGTCCTGGTCTTCATCCTCGTCCTGATGTCGATCCGGATCATCCGCCCCTTCGAGCGCGGATTGGTCGAGCGGTTGGGCAAATACCAGCGGACGCTTGGCCCCGGCCTTAATCTGGTCGTCCCGTTTATGGATGCCGTCCTTAAGGTCGACATGCGCGAAGTGGTGATCGAGGTTCCGCCGCAGTTGGTGATCACGCGGGATAACGTCAATGTCGAGGTCGACGCCATCATCTACGCCCAGGTGACCGACCCGGCCCGCACCCGCTACGAGATCTACAACTATATCGTTGCCGCCACCAAACTGGCGCAGACCAACCTGCGTAACGTGATCGGCGAGATGGATCTCGATGCCTGCCTGTCGTCGCGCGACAAGATCAACGGGCAACTTCGCGATGTCATGGATACCGCCACCGACAAGTGGGGTGTCAAAGTAAACCGTGTTGAACTGCAGCGTATCGACCCGCCGGTCGATATCACCGAAGCGATGAGCCGTCAGATGAAGGCCGAGCGCGACAAACGCGCGACCATTCTCGATGCTGAGGCCTCACGGCAGTCCGATATCACCCGCGCCGAGGGTAAAAAGCTGGCGCAGGTGCTCGATGCCGAAGGATACGCCGCGTCGGTGAAACTTCGCGCCGATGCCGAGAAATATCGGCAGGTGACGGTGGCCGAGGGTGAGGGACAGGCGATCACGACTGTCTTTAATTCGATTCACGACGCCAAGCCGGATGCGGAACTGATCACGCTGAAATATCTGGAGATGTTGCCGAAGTTGGCTGAAGGAAGCGCGAACAAGATCTTCATGCCGTACGAAGCGAGCGGGATCATTTCTGCGCTATCGGCATTTGTCGAGGGAGTTCGCCCGACAAGCGGCACACCGACCGTGCCAAAAGCTGCCACTCCGCCTCCGCTCGCGAAGGGGTAG
- the amrB gene encoding AmmeMemoRadiSam system protein B, with amino-acid sequence MDVRKPAVAGTFYPANPVELTKTIAQLFAEVDKPSISGRPIGLVAPHAGYLYSGKIAARAFKLLEGEEFDTVVIVSPSHTVFFKGSAVYSGEGYQTPIGVVEIDKEMATRIASMHPSVYFSSMGHASGSTRGEHALEVQLPFLQIVLGTKFKMVAIVMGDQEPDSIRALGGVLATTLKDSNALLIASTDLSHFHPEKAARKLDFAIQTAIEKYDPELLIDTLASGKGEACGGGPVASVMMAARLLGGAEMKFLEYGTSATVTGDFDEVVGYLSAAIIKQGTHRIGPRLKRDLGSPAKRDKFDELTDDEKQSLLTIARESIAARLRSRKYDVPLITTLEDRKQGVFVTLMLDGDLRGCVGRIQARETLADAVAAMAEAAAFEDPRFAELAEEEFEKLHIEISLLSRLERVKDFSHDIVIGRDGLLIKLDMHSGLLLPQVATEHGFTVEQFLEQTCLKAGLPKNGYKDKYAEVYKFSAMVFEEKK; translated from the coding sequence GTGGACGTACGCAAGCCTGCTGTCGCCGGAACATTCTATCCGGCCAACCCGGTCGAACTGACCAAAACCATTGCCCAGCTTTTTGCCGAGGTCGACAAACCATCCATCTCCGGCCGACCGATCGGTCTGGTCGCGCCGCATGCCGGCTACCTCTATTCCGGCAAGATCGCGGCCCGCGCCTTCAAACTGCTCGAAGGCGAAGAGTTTGACACAGTCGTTATCGTCTCCCCCTCACACACCGTTTTCTTCAAAGGCTCCGCGGTTTATTCCGGCGAAGGCTACCAGACCCCGATCGGCGTGGTCGAGATCGACAAAGAGATGGCGACGCGCATCGCCTCCATGCACCCCTCTGTCTATTTCTCCAGCATGGGGCATGCTTCCGGTTCAACCCGCGGGGAACATGCGCTCGAGGTCCAGCTCCCCTTTCTCCAGATAGTCCTCGGCACTAAATTCAAAATGGTGGCGATCGTGATGGGGGACCAGGAGCCGGATTCGATTCGCGCCCTTGGCGGCGTACTGGCTACCACCCTCAAAGACAGCAACGCTCTGTTGATCGCCTCGACTGACCTCTCCCATTTCCATCCGGAGAAAGCGGCGCGGAAACTCGATTTCGCCATTCAGACCGCGATTGAAAAATACGATCCCGAACTGCTTATCGATACGCTAGCCTCCGGCAAGGGAGAGGCCTGCGGCGGTGGGCCGGTTGCCTCGGTGATGATGGCCGCACGTTTGCTTGGCGGCGCTGAAATGAAATTCCTGGAGTATGGTACTTCGGCAACGGTCACCGGAGATTTCGACGAAGTGGTCGGCTATCTCTCTGCCGCGATCATCAAGCAGGGGACACACCGGATCGGCCCTCGCCTGAAAAGAGATCTCGGTTCTCCGGCCAAGCGGGATAAGTTTGATGAACTGACCGATGATGAAAAGCAGTCATTGCTGACGATTGCGCGCGAATCAATTGCGGCGCGCCTGCGCAGCAGGAAATATGATGTCCCGCTTATCACCACTCTCGAAGATCGCAAGCAGGGGGTTTTTGTCACCCTCATGCTGGATGGTGACCTGCGCGGCTGTGTAGGACGGATCCAGGCGCGCGAGACTTTGGCCGATGCGGTGGCCGCGATGGCCGAAGCGGCTGCATTCGAGGATCCTCGGTTTGCGGAACTGGCCGAAGAAGAATTCGAGAAACTGCATATCGAGATATCTCTCCTCTCCCGCCTTGAGCGGGTGAAGGATTTTTCGCATGATATCGTGATCGGCCGCGATGGCCTGTTGATCAAACTGGATATGCACTCCGGGCTTCTCCTCCCGCAGGTAGCGACTGAGCACGGGTTCACAGTTGAACAATTTCTGGAGCAGACCTGCCTGAAAGCCGGCCTTCCGAAAAACGGCTACAAAGACAAGTACGCCGAGGTCTACAAGTTTTCAGCGATGGTGTTTGAGGAGAAGAAGTAG
- a CDS encoding SDR family NAD(P)-dependent oxidoreductase, whose product MATKSILITGANGFIGSRLCLTFLRQGFRVIAGIRQNCDRRLLDGLAVTYRYGDVTDPASLAAMVAEVDYVIHNAGVVKSKNRDGFFHVNGQGTANLMAAVARNNPNVTRVVYVSSQAVSGPSINGRPVAESDEPHPVTTYGESKRAGEEATTAYKDQLNVVIVRPSAVYGPGDKEAFSFFKLANMRLRVYFGDVTRKVQMVHVDDLCAGISLATLKETRSGSIYHLAEKQAYTIKDLVDQMKDAVGKKAMTISVSGSLFRRIAAISERGARLVGATPMLTVEKCNELLDSWEVDVRKAKEDLGFESTIPFAQGAAETYSWYKEHGWL is encoded by the coding sequence ATGGCGACGAAATCCATCCTTATCACCGGCGCTAACGGTTTTATCGGCTCCCGCCTCTGTCTGACATTCCTGCGACAGGGGTTCAGGGTGATTGCCGGTATCCGGCAGAACTGCGACCGTCGCCTTCTTGACGGCCTGGCGGTTACCTACCGCTACGGCGATGTTACCGACCCCGCGTCACTCGCCGCGATGGTCGCCGAGGTTGACTACGTCATTCACAACGCCGGTGTAGTGAAGTCAAAAAACCGCGACGGATTCTTCCATGTCAACGGTCAGGGGACTGCCAACCTAATGGCCGCCGTGGCCCGCAATAATCCCAATGTCACTCGCGTGGTGTACGTCTCATCACAAGCTGTGAGCGGCCCGTCCATCAATGGGCGACCGGTCGCCGAGTCGGATGAACCACATCCGGTGACCACCTATGGCGAATCCAAGCGCGCCGGCGAAGAAGCCACCACTGCTTACAAAGACCAACTTAATGTCGTGATCGTCCGTCCATCCGCCGTCTACGGACCGGGGGACAAAGAGGCATTCAGCTTTTTCAAGCTGGCCAACATGCGGTTGCGAGTATACTTCGGCGATGTCACCCGCAAAGTGCAGATGGTCCATGTCGATGACCTTTGCGCCGGGATCTCACTCGCGACTCTCAAGGAGACCCGCTCCGGCTCAATATATCATCTCGCTGAAAAACAGGCATACACGATCAAAGACTTGGTCGACCAGATGAAGGATGCTGTGGGGAAAAAGGCGATGACCATATCGGTCTCAGGCTCACTTTTTCGGCGGATCGCCGCTATCTCCGAACGGGGCGCACGACTGGTCGGAGCGACGCCAATGCTGACGGTCGAGAAATGCAATGAACTGCTGGATTCCTGGGAAGTTGATGTTCGCAAGGCCAAAGAGGATCTTGGCTTTGAATCGACCATCCCGTTCGCCCAGGGCGCCGCGGAAACATACTCCTGGTACAAAGAACATGGGTGGCTTTGA